A stretch of Equus caballus isolate H_3958 breed thoroughbred chromosome 11, TB-T2T, whole genome shotgun sequence DNA encodes these proteins:
- the MINK1 gene encoding misshapen-like kinase 1 isoform X30 — protein sequence MGDPAPARSLDDIDLSALRDPAGIFELVEVVGNGTYGQVYKGRHVKTGQLAAIKVMDVTEDEEEEIKQEINMLKKYSHHRNIATYYGAFIKKSPPGNDDQLWLVMEFCGAGSVTDLVKNTKGNALKEDCIAYICREILRGLAHLHAHKVIHRDIKGQNVLLTENAEVKLVDFGVSAQLDRTVGRRNTFIGTPYWMAPEVIACDENPDATYDYRSDIWSLGITAIEMAEGAPPLCDMHPMRALFLIPRNPPPRLKSKKWSKKFIDFIDTCLIKTYLSRPPTEQLLKFPFIRDQPTERQVRIQLKDHIDRSRKKRGEKEETEYEYSGSEEEDDSHGEEGEPSSIMNVPGESTLRREFLRLQQENKSNSEALKQQQQQQLQQQQQRDPEAHIKHLLHQRQRRIEEQKEERRRVEEQQRREREQRKLQEKEQQRRLEDMQALRREEERRQAEREQEYKRKQLEEQRQSERLQRQLQQEHAYLKSLQQQQQQQQLQKQQQQQQQQILPGDRKPLYHYGRGINPADKPAWAREVEERTRMNKQQNSPLAKTKPSSTGPEPPVPQASPGPPGPLSQTPPMQRPVEPQEGPHKSLVAHRVPLKPYAAPVPRSQSLQDQPTRNLAAFPASHDPDPAVPTPTATPSARGAVIRQNSDPTSEGPGPSPNPPAWVRPDNEAPPKVPQRTSSIATALNTSGAGGSRPAQAVRASNPDLRRSDPGWERSDSVLPASHGHLPQAGSLERNRVGASSKLDSSPVLSPGNKAKPDDHRSRPGRPASYKRAIGEDFVLLKERTMDEAPRPPKKAMDYSSSSEEVESSEDEEEESNGEPSEGSRDTPGARSDGDTDSVSTMVVHDVEEIAGTQTPYGGGTMVVQRTPEEERSLLHADSNGYTNLPDVVQPSHSPTESSRGQSPPSKEGGGDYQSRGLVKAPGKSSFTMFVDLGIYQPGGSGDTIPITALVGGEGSRLDQLQYDVRKGSVVNVNPTNTRAHSETPEIRKYKKRFNSEILCAALWGVNLLVGTENGLMLLDRSGQGKVYGLIGRRRFQQMDVLEGLNLLITISGKRNKLRVYYLSWLRNKILHNDPEVEKKQGWTTVGDMEGCGHYRVVKYERIKFLVIALKNSVEVYAWAPKPYHKFMAFKSFADLPHRPLLVDLTVEEGQRLKVIYGSSAGFHAVDVDSGNSYDIYIPVHVLLVGCGQSGNTSLGPRRGNSSLPSPPQIQSQITPHAIIFLPNTDGMEMLLCYEDEGVYVNTYGRIIKDVVLQWGEMPTSVAYICSNQIMGWGEKAIEIRSVETGHLDGVFMHKRAQRLKFLCERNDKVFFASVRSGGSSQVYFMTLNRNCIMNW from the exons GACCCTGCTGGAATCTTTGAACTGGTGGAGGTGGTCGGCAATGGAACCTACGGACAGGTGTACAAG GGTCGGCATGTCAAGACTGGGCAGCTGGCTGCCATCAAGGTCATGGATGTCACGGAG gatgaggaggaggagatcaAACAGGAGATCAACATGTTGAAAAAATATTCTCACCACCGCAACATTGCCACCTACTATGGGGCTTTTATCAAGAAGAGCCCCCCTGGAAACGACGACCAGCTCTGG CTGGTGATGGAGTTCTGTGGTGCTGGCTCTGTGACGGACCTGGTAAAGAACACCAAAGGAAACGCCCTGAAGGAGGACTGCATCGCCTACATCTGCAGGGAGATTCTCCGG GGTCTGGCCCACCTCCACGCCCACAAGGTGATCCACCGAGACATCAAGGGGCAGAACGTCCTGCTGACAGAGAATGCTGAGGTCAAGCTAG TGGATTTTGGGGTGAGTGCTCAGCTGGACCGCACCGTGGGCAGGCGGAACACTTTCATTGGGACCCCCTACTGGATGGCCCCGGAGGTCATCGCCTGTGATGAGAACCCCGATGCCACCTACGATTACAGG AGTGACATTTGGTCCCTAGGAATCACAGCCATCGAGATGGCAGAGGGAGCCCCCC CTCTGTGTGACATGCACCCTATGCGAGCCCTCTTCCTCATCCCTCGGAACCCACCACCCAGACTCAAGTCTAAGAAATG GTCTAAGAAGTTCATCGACTTCATTGACACATGTCTCATCAAGACATACCTGAGCCGCCCACCGACAGAGCAGCTGCTGAAGTTCCCCTTCATCCGCGACCAGCCCACGGAGCGGCAGGTCCGCATCCAGCTCAAGGACCACATCGACCGATCCCGGAAGAAACGAGGCGAGAAGG AGGAGACAGAATACGAGTACAGCGGCAGCGAAGAGGAAGATGACAGCcatggagaggaaggagagccAAG CTCCATCATGAACGTGCCCGGGGAGTCGACCCTGCGCAGGGAATTTCTCCGGCTCCAGCAGGAGAATAAGAGCAATTCAGAGGCtctaaagcagcagcagcagcagcagctgcagcagcagcaacagcgaGACCCCGAGGCGCACATCAAACACCTCCTGCACCAGCGGCAGCGCCGCATCGAGGAGCAGAAGGAGGAGCGGCGGCGCGTCGAGGAG CAACAGCGGCGGGAGCGGGAGCAGCGGAAGCTGCAGGAGAAGGAGCAGCAGCGGCGGCTGGAGGACATGCAGGCCCTGCGGCGTGAGGAGGAGCGGCGGCAGGCCGAGCGGGAGCAG GAATACAAGCGGAAGCAGCTGGAAGAGCAGCGGCAGTCAGAGCGTCTCCAGAGGCAGCTGCAGCAGGAGCATGCCTACCTCAAGtccctgcagcagcagcagcagcagcagcaacttcagaagcagcagcagcagcagcagcagcaaatccTGCCCGGGGACAGGAAGCCCCTGTATCATTATGGTCGGGGCATTAACCCCGCTGACAAACCAGCCTGGGCCCGAGAG GTAGAAGAGAGGACGAGGATGAACAAACAGCAGAACTCTCCCTTGGCCAAGACCAAGCCAAGCAGCACAGGGCCTGAGCCCCCTGTCCCCCAGGCCTCCCCTGGGCCCCCAGGACCCCTGTCCCAAACTCCTCCTATGCAGAGGCCGGTGGAGCCCCAGGAGGGACCACACAAG AGCCTGGTGGCACACCGGGTCCCACTGAAGCCATATGCAGCGCCTGTACCCCGATCCCAGTCCCTGCAGGACCAGCCCACCAGAAACCTGGCTGCCTTCCCAGCCTCTCACGACCCCGACCCTGCTGTCCCCACACCCACCGCCACGCCCAGCGCCCGAGGAGCTGTCATCCGCCAGAATTCAGACCCCACCTCCGAAGGGCCTGGCCCCAGCCCGAACCCCCCAGCCTGGGTCCGGCCAGATAATGAGGCCCCACCCAAG gTGCCTCAGAGGACCTCATCTATTGCCACTGCCCTTAACACCAGTGGGGCCGGAGGGTCCCGGCCAGCTCAGGCTGTCCGTGCCAG TAACCCCGACCTCAGGAGGAGTGACCCTGGCTGGGAGCGATCAGACAGTGTCCTCCCAGCCTCTCATGGGCACCTCCCCCAGGCTGGTTCACTGGAGCGGAACCGTGTGGGAG CTTCCTCCAAACTGGACAGCTCCCCAGTGCTCTCCCCTGGGAACAAAGCCAAGCCTGATGACCACCGCTCACGGCCAGGCCGGCCTGCA AGCTATAAGCGAGCCATTGGTGAG GATTTTGTGTTGCTGAAAGAGCGGACCATGGACGAGGCCCCCCGGCCTCCCAAGAAGGCCATGGACTACTCTTCATCCAGTGAGGAAGTGGAGAGCAgtgaggacgaggaggaggaaaGCAACGGCGAACCATCAGAGGGGAGCAGAGATACCCCTGGGGCCCG CAGCGATGGAGACACAGACAGCGTCAGCACCATGGTGGTCCACGACGTGGAGGAGATAGCCGGGACCCAGACCCCCTATGGGGGCGGGACTATGGTGGTCCAGCGT ACTCCTGAAGAGGAGCGAAGCCTGCTGCACGCCGACAGCAACGGTTACACAAACCTGCCGGATGTGGTCCAGCCCAGCCACTCACCCACCGAGAGCAGCAGAGGTCAAAGCCCCCCCTCAAAGGAGGGAGGCGGCGAC TACCAGTCTCGAGGGCTTGTAAAGGCCCCTGGCAAGAGCTCCTTCACGATGTTTGTGGACCTAGGGATCTACCAGCCTGGAGGCAGTGGGGACACCATCCCTATCACAG CCCTAGTGGGTGGAGAGGGCAGTCGGCTCGATCAGCTACAATATGATGTGCGGAAAGGCTCTGTGGTCAACGTGAACCCCACCAATACCCGGGCCCACAGTGAAACCCCCGAGATTCGGAAGTACAAGAAGCGCTTCAATTCCGAGATCCTCTGTGCAGCCCTTTGGG GGGTCAACCTGCTGGTGGGCACCGAGAACGGGCTGATGTTGCTGGACCGAAGTGGGCAGGGCAAGGTGTATGGACTCATCGGGCGGCGACGCTTCCAGCAAATGGATGTGCTGGAAGGACTCAACTTGCTCATCACCATCTCAG ggaaaaggaacaaactgcGGGTGTATTACCTGTCCTGGCTCCGGAACAAGATTCTGCACAATGACCCAGAAGTGGAGAAGAAGCAGGGCTGGACCACCGTGGGGGACATGGAGGGCTGCGGGCACTACCGCGTTG TGAAATATGAACGCATTAAGTTCCTGGTCATCGCCCTGAAGAACTCCGTGGAGGTGTATGCCTGGGCCCCCAAACCCTACCACAAATTCATGGCCTTCAAG tCCTTCGCTGACCTCCCTCACCGCCCTCTGCTGGTTGACTTGACCGTAGAGGAGGGACAGCGGCTCAAGGTCATCTATGGCTCCAGTGCTGGCTTCCATGCTGTGGATGTTGACTCGGGGAACAGCTATGACATCTACATCCCTGTGCATGTACTTTTGGTGGGCTGTGGGCAGAGTGGGAACACCAGTCTGGGCCCCAGACGTGGGAACTCCAgcctgccttctcctccccagATCCAGAGCCAGATCACACCCCATGCCATCATCTTCCTCCCCAACACCGATGGCATGGAGATGCTACTGTGCTATGAGGACGAGGGCGTCTACGTCAACACATATGGGCGGATCATTAAGGATGTGGTGCTGCAGTGGGGGGAGATGCCCACTTCTGTGG CCTACATCTGCTCCAACCAGATAATGGGCTGGGGTGAGAAAGCCATTGAGATCCGCTCCGTGGAGACGGGCCACCTGGATGGGGTCTTCATGCACAAACGAGCCCAGAGGCTCAAGTTCCTGTGTGAGCGGAATGACAAG GTGTTTTTTGCCTCAGTCCGCTCCGGGGGCAGCAGCCAAGTTTACTTCATGACTCTGAACCGTAACTGCATCATGAACTGGTGA
- the MINK1 gene encoding misshapen-like kinase 1 isoform X49, with amino-acid sequence MGDPAPARSLDDIDLSALRDPAGIFELVEVVGNGTYGQVYKGRHVKTGQLAAIKVMDVTEDEEEEIKQEINMLKKYSHHRNIATYYGAFIKKSPPGNDDQLWLVMEFCGAGSVTDLVKNTKGNALKEDCIAYICREILRGLAHLHAHKVIHRDIKGQNVLLTENAEVKLVDFGVSAQLDRTVGRRNTFIGTPYWMAPEVIACDENPDATYDYRSDIWSLGITAIEMAEGAPPLCDMHPMRALFLIPRNPPPRLKSKKWSKKFIDFIDTCLIKTYLSRPPTEQLLKFPFIRDQPTERQVRIQLKDHIDRSRKKRGEKEETEYEYSGSEEEDDSHGEEGEPSSIMNVPGESTLRREFLRLQQENKSNSEALKQQQQQQLQQQQQRDPEAHIKHLLHQRQRRIEEQKEERRRVEEQQRREREQRKLQEKEQQRRLEDMQALRREEERRQAEREQEYKRKQLEEQRQSERLQRQLQQEHAYLKSLQQQQQQQQLQKQQQQQQQQILPGDRKPLYHYGRGINPADKPAWAREVEERTRMNKQQNSPLAKTKPSSTGPEPPVPQASPGPPGPLSQTPPMQRPVEPQEGPHKSLQDQPTRNLAAFPASHDPDPAVPTPTATPSARGAVIRQNSDPTSEGPGPSPNPPAWVRPDNEAPPKVPQRTSSIATALNTSGAGGSRPAQAVRASNPDLRRSDPGWERSDSVLPASHGHLPQAGSLERNRVGASSKLDSSPVLSPGNKAKPDDHRSRPGRPASYKRAIGEDFVLLKERTMDEAPRPPKKAMDYSSSSEEVESSEDEEEESNGEPSEGSRDTPGARDGDTDSVSTMVVHDVEEIAGTQTPYGGGTMVVQRTPEEERSLLHADSNGYTNLPDVVQPSHSPTESSRGQSPPSKEGGGDYQSRGLVKAPGKSSFTMFVDLGIYQPGGSGDTIPITALVGGEGSRLDQLQYDVRKGSVVNVNPTNTRAHSETPEIRKYKKRFNSEILCAALWGVNLLVGTENGLMLLDRSGQGKVYGLIGRRRFQQMDVLEGLNLLITISGKRNKLRVYYLSWLRNKILHNDPEVEKKQGWTTVGDMEGCGHYRVVKYERIKFLVIALKNSVEVYAWAPKPYHKFMAFKSFADLPHRPLLVDLTVEEGQRLKVIYGSSAGFHAVDVDSGNSYDIYIPVHIQSQITPHAIIFLPNTDGMEMLLCYEDEGVYVNTYGRIIKDVVLQWGEMPTSVAYICSNQIMGWGEKAIEIRSVETGHLDGVFMHKRAQRLKFLCERNDKVFFASVRSGGSSQVYFMTLNRNCIMNW; translated from the exons GACCCTGCTGGAATCTTTGAACTGGTGGAGGTGGTCGGCAATGGAACCTACGGACAGGTGTACAAG GGTCGGCATGTCAAGACTGGGCAGCTGGCTGCCATCAAGGTCATGGATGTCACGGAG gatgaggaggaggagatcaAACAGGAGATCAACATGTTGAAAAAATATTCTCACCACCGCAACATTGCCACCTACTATGGGGCTTTTATCAAGAAGAGCCCCCCTGGAAACGACGACCAGCTCTGG CTGGTGATGGAGTTCTGTGGTGCTGGCTCTGTGACGGACCTGGTAAAGAACACCAAAGGAAACGCCCTGAAGGAGGACTGCATCGCCTACATCTGCAGGGAGATTCTCCGG GGTCTGGCCCACCTCCACGCCCACAAGGTGATCCACCGAGACATCAAGGGGCAGAACGTCCTGCTGACAGAGAATGCTGAGGTCAAGCTAG TGGATTTTGGGGTGAGTGCTCAGCTGGACCGCACCGTGGGCAGGCGGAACACTTTCATTGGGACCCCCTACTGGATGGCCCCGGAGGTCATCGCCTGTGATGAGAACCCCGATGCCACCTACGATTACAGG AGTGACATTTGGTCCCTAGGAATCACAGCCATCGAGATGGCAGAGGGAGCCCCCC CTCTGTGTGACATGCACCCTATGCGAGCCCTCTTCCTCATCCCTCGGAACCCACCACCCAGACTCAAGTCTAAGAAATG GTCTAAGAAGTTCATCGACTTCATTGACACATGTCTCATCAAGACATACCTGAGCCGCCCACCGACAGAGCAGCTGCTGAAGTTCCCCTTCATCCGCGACCAGCCCACGGAGCGGCAGGTCCGCATCCAGCTCAAGGACCACATCGACCGATCCCGGAAGAAACGAGGCGAGAAGG AGGAGACAGAATACGAGTACAGCGGCAGCGAAGAGGAAGATGACAGCcatggagaggaaggagagccAAG CTCCATCATGAACGTGCCCGGGGAGTCGACCCTGCGCAGGGAATTTCTCCGGCTCCAGCAGGAGAATAAGAGCAATTCAGAGGCtctaaagcagcagcagcagcagcagctgcagcagcagcaacagcgaGACCCCGAGGCGCACATCAAACACCTCCTGCACCAGCGGCAGCGCCGCATCGAGGAGCAGAAGGAGGAGCGGCGGCGCGTCGAGGAG CAACAGCGGCGGGAGCGGGAGCAGCGGAAGCTGCAGGAGAAGGAGCAGCAGCGGCGGCTGGAGGACATGCAGGCCCTGCGGCGTGAGGAGGAGCGGCGGCAGGCCGAGCGGGAGCAG GAATACAAGCGGAAGCAGCTGGAAGAGCAGCGGCAGTCAGAGCGTCTCCAGAGGCAGCTGCAGCAGGAGCATGCCTACCTCAAGtccctgcagcagcagcagcagcagcagcaacttcagaagcagcagcagcagcagcagcagcaaatccTGCCCGGGGACAGGAAGCCCCTGTATCATTATGGTCGGGGCATTAACCCCGCTGACAAACCAGCCTGGGCCCGAGAG GTAGAAGAGAGGACGAGGATGAACAAACAGCAGAACTCTCCCTTGGCCAAGACCAAGCCAAGCAGCACAGGGCCTGAGCCCCCTGTCCCCCAGGCCTCCCCTGGGCCCCCAGGACCCCTGTCCCAAACTCCTCCTATGCAGAGGCCGGTGGAGCCCCAGGAGGGACCACACAAG TCCCTGCAGGACCAGCCCACCAGAAACCTGGCTGCCTTCCCAGCCTCTCACGACCCCGACCCTGCTGTCCCCACACCCACCGCCACGCCCAGCGCCCGAGGAGCTGTCATCCGCCAGAATTCAGACCCCACCTCCGAAGGGCCTGGCCCCAGCCCGAACCCCCCAGCCTGGGTCCGGCCAGATAATGAGGCCCCACCCAAG gTGCCTCAGAGGACCTCATCTATTGCCACTGCCCTTAACACCAGTGGGGCCGGAGGGTCCCGGCCAGCTCAGGCTGTCCGTGCCAG TAACCCCGACCTCAGGAGGAGTGACCCTGGCTGGGAGCGATCAGACAGTGTCCTCCCAGCCTCTCATGGGCACCTCCCCCAGGCTGGTTCACTGGAGCGGAACCGTGTGGGAG CTTCCTCCAAACTGGACAGCTCCCCAGTGCTCTCCCCTGGGAACAAAGCCAAGCCTGATGACCACCGCTCACGGCCAGGCCGGCCTGCA AGCTATAAGCGAGCCATTGGTGAG GATTTTGTGTTGCTGAAAGAGCGGACCATGGACGAGGCCCCCCGGCCTCCCAAGAAGGCCATGGACTACTCTTCATCCAGTGAGGAAGTGGAGAGCAgtgaggacgaggaggaggaaaGCAACGGCGAACCATCAGAGGGGAGCAGAGATACCCCTGGGGCCCG CGATGGAGACACAGACAGCGTCAGCACCATGGTGGTCCACGACGTGGAGGAGATAGCCGGGACCCAGACCCCCTATGGGGGCGGGACTATGGTGGTCCAGCGT ACTCCTGAAGAGGAGCGAAGCCTGCTGCACGCCGACAGCAACGGTTACACAAACCTGCCGGATGTGGTCCAGCCCAGCCACTCACCCACCGAGAGCAGCAGAGGTCAAAGCCCCCCCTCAAAGGAGGGAGGCGGCGAC TACCAGTCTCGAGGGCTTGTAAAGGCCCCTGGCAAGAGCTCCTTCACGATGTTTGTGGACCTAGGGATCTACCAGCCTGGAGGCAGTGGGGACACCATCCCTATCACAG CCCTAGTGGGTGGAGAGGGCAGTCGGCTCGATCAGCTACAATATGATGTGCGGAAAGGCTCTGTGGTCAACGTGAACCCCACCAATACCCGGGCCCACAGTGAAACCCCCGAGATTCGGAAGTACAAGAAGCGCTTCAATTCCGAGATCCTCTGTGCAGCCCTTTGGG GGGTCAACCTGCTGGTGGGCACCGAGAACGGGCTGATGTTGCTGGACCGAAGTGGGCAGGGCAAGGTGTATGGACTCATCGGGCGGCGACGCTTCCAGCAAATGGATGTGCTGGAAGGACTCAACTTGCTCATCACCATCTCAG ggaaaaggaacaaactgcGGGTGTATTACCTGTCCTGGCTCCGGAACAAGATTCTGCACAATGACCCAGAAGTGGAGAAGAAGCAGGGCTGGACCACCGTGGGGGACATGGAGGGCTGCGGGCACTACCGCGTTG TGAAATATGAACGCATTAAGTTCCTGGTCATCGCCCTGAAGAACTCCGTGGAGGTGTATGCCTGGGCCCCCAAACCCTACCACAAATTCATGGCCTTCAAG tCCTTCGCTGACCTCCCTCACCGCCCTCTGCTGGTTGACTTGACCGTAGAGGAGGGACAGCGGCTCAAGGTCATCTATGGCTCCAGTGCTGGCTTCCATGCTGTGGATGTTGACTCGGGGAACAGCTATGACATCTACATCCCTGTGCAT ATCCAGAGCCAGATCACACCCCATGCCATCATCTTCCTCCCCAACACCGATGGCATGGAGATGCTACTGTGCTATGAGGACGAGGGCGTCTACGTCAACACATATGGGCGGATCATTAAGGATGTGGTGCTGCAGTGGGGGGAGATGCCCACTTCTGTGG CCTACATCTGCTCCAACCAGATAATGGGCTGGGGTGAGAAAGCCATTGAGATCCGCTCCGTGGAGACGGGCCACCTGGATGGGGTCTTCATGCACAAACGAGCCCAGAGGCTCAAGTTCCTGTGTGAGCGGAATGACAAG GTGTTTTTTGCCTCAGTCCGCTCCGGGGGCAGCAGCCAAGTTTACTTCATGACTCTGAACCGTAACTGCATCATGAACTGGTGA